Within Capra hircus breed San Clemente chromosome 7, ASM170441v1, whole genome shotgun sequence, the genomic segment CGGCCGGAAGGAGGCGGCCGCCTACGGGCACGCCGGAAAATGTAGTTTACTGGCTCCTCCCTGGAGAGGAGCCAATAGAAGACTCGTAAAGGGGAACAGAGGGGCGGGAGACGCAAGTGCGTCTCGTAGGGCATCTTGGGAACTGTAGTTTAACTCGAGGCTGAGACCCCCGCGGGATTCCGGGAAAACAGGGTAAGGATGAGGTCGAGGCTTTGAACTGCGAGTTGGAGAGGGTGGGACCAAGCCGGAGGCAGATCCAGTGCACGGTAACGCTTTCTGACGTCATCGACACGCGCCGGAAGCACCGTTCACACGAGCGCTCGCACTGACCCGGCTGCGAGGATGGCAGGCTTCGCGGAGCTCGGGCTGTCTTCGTGGCTCGTGGAACAGTGTCGGCAGATGGGTTTGAAGCAGCCCACGCCTGTGCAGCTGGGCTGCATCCCCGCCATCCTGGAGGGTGAGTGTGGCTTGGCCTTTCCAGGAGGCTTCCCCGCTACTGTcgcttctcctgccttctctcaGCTTTTCCCACGCGGGTCCCGTGAGGCAAGGGGCAGCCCTGGGCCTTCCGGGCGATCCTGAGTTCCGGAGGACGACTAGGTAATGTTGGCGTTTAGGCTGTACGACTGACTCGCCTGCACAAGTGATATAATCTCTGAAACTTTCGTAGCATCATCACTGGGAGGATTTGATGAATAACTAATAGATAGTACTGGGAAAATTAGGTAGAACTTGCTTtactatcttcattttacaaatggtaatTGAGGTTGTCAAGACTATTGGTAAATCCAGGACTCTGGTCCCTAGACTGCTCTTCTCTCCACCCCTTTGGTCCAGCCCAGTTTTGCCATTAAAGAGATGCCTTCAGGAAGCCTAGGATGTGACAAGTTAAGGCATTAAGTAGGGATGAAGAGTCAGTAGGGAAAATAGGATTCAGGTTGGGGGAGGGCATTCTGGACTGAGGAGGACATTCTGAGTTTCCCAAGCTCTGATCCCAGGGAAGGAGTCAAAATGAAATTGTGGTTAGTAGCAAGTATCTCAGGTCAAATGGATGTGGGTTCCAGTCCAGGCTGTATGTCCTGGGCAAACCTTTGACCCGGTTTCCCCTTCTGTTAAATGGGGACGATGATGGCCTCACTCTCCTTAAATGTGTCAATTACTCTAAATGGAAAGTTGTCATAATGTCTTCAACAGGAAGGGCACAGGCTGCTACTGAGCATATAGTTCTCGtcattgttgttaagttgctaagtcatgcctgagtCTTTTGTGATCCCGTGCACTGTACCccgtcgggctcctctgtccatggggtttcccaggcaagagtatttgagcgggttgccatttccttctccagaggatcttcccgacccagggatggaacctatgtctcctgcgctggcaggtggattctctaccactgagtcaccagggaaacctgagcATATAGTCATTGCTCGTTAAATGTTAGCTGCTGTAAACTGTGCCTGATGGAATACCTGTCTGCACCTGTGACGCTGCAGTGTTCTCTGCCCAGGTCGGGACTGCCTGGGCTGTGCCAAGACAGGCAGCGGCAAGACAGCAGCGTTTGTCCTGCCCATCTTGCAGAAGCTGTCTGAGGATCCCTATGGCATTTTCTGCCTCGTGCTGACACCCACCAGGTGagtcccacccccccccccacacacacacacacacgcctctcAGGTGAGTGAACTAGCTGTGTGCTCTTGGGCACGTGCCTTTACCTCTTTGAATACACTTGCTATGTGTGGAAAATGGGCACAGAAATTAGCCCAACCCTTAGAGGTGCTGAAGAATTAGCAAGACGGTGTGTGAAAAGTGCTGAGCACAGGGCTTGACTCAGGGCAAGCAGGAAGGCCAGGAAGTAAGCATATGGCCAGAGGAGAGGCCTGGACagagctggaggcagagaggaggggacTTGGCCACTGACCAGCCTCGGGATGGGGGAGGGGTTAACACTTGGGTCTCGGGCTTTGATGACTGTGGTGTCAAGGCCATTGCTGAGGACATGGGATGAGGAAAGGCCAGTTTGGGTGGGGCTGGCCGAGGACAAGCCACACTCTGTTCGGGCACCCAGCCTATTGAGAGGGTAGGAGCCACAATGGGCTTCCAACGGTCGGTATCAGAACCTTTGTCCAAAGGGGACTGGGAGCCATGGAGGGTGTGTGAACAGGAAAGATGCAAGCAGGAGGCCCTATTGATGGAGACAGGAGTGAGAGGCAGGCACAAAACCCCTATCTGACTCAGGCTGGCCCGTTCATGCCCACAGGGAGCTGGCCTATCAGATCGCAGAGCAGTTCCGggtcctgggaaagcctctgggctTGAAAGACTGCATCGTCGTTGGCGGCATGGGTATGGCGGGACCCAAGGAGGCTCTGGGCATGGGACTGCTGCAGCCTCAGACCATCTGCCTAGCCCCACCTCTCGCATTCCACCCACAGACATGGTGGCCCAGGCCCTGGAGCTCTCCCGGAAACCACACGTAGTCATTGCCACACCGGGGCGCCTGGCTGACCACCTCCGCAGCTCTAACACCTTCAGCATAAAGAAGATCCGCTTCCTGGTGAGTCAGCCCGGGGCCCCGATTCCTCCATTTGGGGACTGTGTGTCCCGCTGGCCGTCCGTTACCAAGTTAGGAGTGGGGACAGTGACATCTCGGGGACCGACAAAAGGGGGCCTGCACCAGAGAAgacgggctccccaggtggctcagttgtaaagagtccgcccgccaatgcaggaggcgcgggctcgatccctgggtggggagacttccctggaggaggaaacggcaaccctctccggtattcttgcctggagaatcccgtggacagaggagctggaggtcgacagtccttggggttacaaagggttggccacaactgagcacgcGTGCATGCGCACACTAAAAAAGTTAGCTGAGGGCAGGGCCTCTCTGAGGAGTTGACGTTGAAGCTGAGATGGGCAAGAAAGCAGGCCTCCAAGACCTCGAGGGAGAGCGCTCCAGGGTGCACGTCTCAGCCCAGGAAGGAGGCACATGAAGGAGGCAGGCTGGGCCCCGGGTGGTGGTCAGGCCTCAGACAGTGGCCTCACCCTGGGTCCCCACCCCATGCCCGCTGCGGCTGATGCTACAGGTGATGGATGAGGCGGACAGGCTGTTGGAGCAGGGTTGCACTGACTTCACTGTCGACCTGGAGGTCATCCTGGCAGCCGTGCCTGCCCGCAGGCAGACGCTGCTCTTCAGCGCCACGCTGACCGACACACTGAGGGAGCTTCAGGGCCTGGCCACCAACCAGCCCTTCTTCTGGGAGGCTCAGGCCCCGTGAGTCCATAGCTACTTTCTGGtggggggctggggcagggcaggcGGGAGGCAGGGGTGTCCAGCAAAGGTCATTGACCGTGGGCGGGGGGGGCATTGACCTCATTCAACAGAAGGGGAAACGAATCTGCCTGTGCCCAGGGTGCGCACCGTAGAACAGCTGGACCAGCGCTACCTGCTAGTGCCTGAGAAGGTCAAGGATGCCTACCTGGTCCACCTGATCCAGAACTTCCACGATGAGCATGAGGACTGGTCTATCATCATCTTCACCAACACGTGCAAGTGAGCATGGGCGGGCCTGCCGCTCCCGTCCCCCGGGCGTCGCTCCCCCTGCGCCTCTTGGAGGTCCAGCAGGTGGTCTGCGGTTGGAGGTGTCAGGCACAGGGCTAGTCTTGGCACTCCAGGGCCTCTGCTCCGACCAACAGTTTCAGAGGATTCACTcaaggaggctcagagaggtcaggcaGTTTGCTAATAAGGTCACCCTCATCAAGACAGGGCCAGGATTTGGGGGTCCTCAGACCTGCcctttcctgggggctcagatggtaaagaatctgcagtgcaggagacccaggttcaatccctgagtttggaagaccccctggagaagggaatggcaacccactccagtattctttcttggagaattccatggacaggggagcctggtgggctacagtccatggggttgcaaagagtcagacaagactgagcgactaacactttcactttttcagaccTGCCCTTAACTGGAAGAGCTGAGGGCCTTGGGCCCTCCCCAGGATACCCCTGCAGCAGCTGGGAAGGCCTTGAAGCAGCCAGTTCGCTGTGGTCTCAGGGGTTCACTGAGGCCCAGCACATCACCCCCACGGCTGTCCTCTCCACAGACCCAGGGATTTCAAAATCCTTTGACATATTTGGGGAGAGCATCAGGGAGCTGTAGGCTGGTCTAGCCTGAGCCAGCATAGAAGGGCAGCGCACAGCACGTGGAGGAGACCTCCTGACCACTGCCCCCCAAGAATTTCTTGGGCTACCAGGAGAGAAAAGGCTGGACGTAGAGCACTCTCTTGTCGGCTCAGGCCAGGGAAGGGGTCAGCAGGCAGGACGTGGCACCCCTGCTTCTCCTTCCCCAGTCATGCAGGGCCGCTGCTAGAGGTCTcggggcggggaggcgggggcAGAGCACCTTCCCAGGACCAGCAGCCTGTCCTTCCCACCAGGACCTGCCAGATCCTATGCATGATGCTACGCAAGTTCAACTTCCCCACTGTGGCTCTGCATTCCATGATGAAACAGGTGAGGTGCCAGGCGGCCGCCCAGAGCCCTCCCCGACCAGCCTCGCCCTGGGGCCTCCTCCCGGCCCCCGGGCTTTTGCTCAGGCcctctcctctgcctggaacactcttccTGCCACCCTATCTGCCCCATTCTGGCCTCCTCAAGGTCATCTCCCTCGCTGGACTGTGAGCCCCTTGAGTACAGAGACCGTCCTGGCCTCTGCTGTGCATGTCCCCAGGCTTCACACAGTAACCATAAACTCTGAAACGTTTCTTGGGATGCTACCTGATATCCCCCCACCCCAATTCTCTCCCAATGTGGCACAGAAAGAACGCTTCGCCGCCCTGGCCAAGTTCAAGTCCAGCATCTACAGGATACTGATCGCAACGGACGTGGCCTCCCGGTGAGCGGCTCCAGGGTGCTCCCTCCCCCACGGTGGCCCCCACGAAAGGGCCAGAGAGGGAGGCTGGCTTCAGGTAGCCCCAGCTTCACCGCCAAGTGACCCTGGGTGAGCCCCAACCTCGGTTTCCccacatggacagaggcgctGACTGACCTTTGCCTCCAGGGGCCTGGACATTCCCACTGTGCAGGTGGTCATCA encodes:
- the DDX49 gene encoding probable ATP-dependent RNA helicase DDX49 isoform X1; the protein is MAGFAELGLSSWLVEQCRQMGLKQPTPVQLGCIPAILEGRDCLGCAKTGSGKTAAFVLPILQKLSEDPYGIFCLVLTPTRELAYQIAEQFRVLGKPLGLKDCIVVGGMDMVAQALELSRKPHVVIATPGRLADHLRSSNTFSIKKIRFLVMDEADRLLEQGCTDFTVDLEVILAAVPARRQTLLFSATLTDTLRELQGLATNQPFFWEAQAPVRTVEQLDQRYLLVPEKVKDAYLVHLIQNFHDEHEDWSIIIFTNTCKTCQILCMMLRKFNFPTVALHSMMKQKERFAALAKFKSSIYRILIATDVASRGLDIPTVQVVINHNTPGLPKIYIHRVGRTARAGRQGQAITLVTQYDIHLVHAIEEQIKKKLEEFPVEEAQVLQILTQVNVVRRECEIKLEAANFDEKKEINKRKQMILEGKDPDLEAKRKAELAKIKQKNRRFKEKVEQTLQRQKASRANRRGRPPRARPEASLSPAPAQGPA
- the DDX49 gene encoding probable ATP-dependent RNA helicase DDX49 isoform X2, which produces MAGFAELGLSSWLVEQCRQMGLKQPTPVQLGCIPAILEGRDCLGCAKTGSGKTAAFVLPILQKLSEDPYGIFCLVLTPTRELAYQIAEQFRVLGKPLGLKDCIVVGGMDMVAQALELSRKPHVVIATPGRLADHLRSSNTFSIKKIRFLVMDEADRLLEQGCTDFTVDLEVILAAVPARRQTLLFSATLTDTLRELQGLATNQPFFWEAQAPVRTVEQLDQRYLLVPEKVKDAYLVHLIQNFHDEHEDWSIIIFTNTCKTCQILCMMLRKFNFPTVALHSMMKQKERFAALAKFKSSIYRILIATDVASRGLDIPTVQVVINHNTPGLPKIYIHRVGRTARAEKKLEEFPVEEAQVLQILTQVNVVRRECEIKLEAANFDEKKEINKRKQMILEGKDPDLEAKRKAELAKIKQKNRRFKEKVEQTLQRQKASRANRRGRPPRARPEASLSPAPAQGPA